A genomic window from Candidatus Bathyarchaeum sp. includes:
- a CDS encoding class I SAM-dependent methyltransferase: MVVGQVLGLVYLVLHPSQLKHLVLKHTRYKSRNQTKRKWIEWQKYNSSRIEAALKSHGAEALVQPFNVARIETITELVCPLGNGLQILDVGGGDGLIGEHLWKMENSITTIDLPTVSSQSHKREFLSAVTGDAEELPFKPNSFDVILASEVVEHLWSPNSFLEEAYKILKTGGHLVISTPDGVEGLRYDSHKHYYTVEILEKLLASKFSLTQMKRLTDVGTPTPTIIVMFQKI; encoded by the coding sequence ATGGTTGTAGGTCAAGTTCTTGGTTTAGTGTATCTAGTTTTGCATCCTTCACAGCTAAAACATCTGGTGCTCAAACACACTCGCTACAAAAGCCGAAACCAAACCAAACGCAAATGGATAGAGTGGCAAAAATACAATAGCTCACGCATCGAAGCCGCCCTCAAATCACATGGTGCAGAAGCCCTTGTGCAACCCTTTAATGTGGCACGAATAGAAACAATTACAGAACTGGTTTGTCCCCTTGGTAACGGACTGCAAATCCTAGACGTGGGAGGCGGCGACGGATTGATCGGGGAACACCTCTGGAAAATGGAAAATAGCATTACAACAATCGATTTACCAACAGTTTCTTCTCAGTCTCATAAACGCGAGTTCTTGTCTGCAGTAACTGGTGATGCAGAAGAGTTGCCCTTCAAACCCAACAGTTTCGATGTAATTTTAGCCTCCGAAGTCGTAGAACACCTCTGGAGCCCAAACAGTTTCTTAGAGGAAGCTTACAAGATTTTGAAAACTGGGGGACATTTGGTTATCTCTACCCCTGATGGTGTTGAGGGATTGCGTTATGATTCTCACAAACATTACTATACGGTTGAAATTTTGGAAAAATTGCTTGCCTCGAAATTCAGTTTAACTCAAATGAAACGGTTAACTGATGTTGGGACTCCAACTCCCACAATTATTGTTATGTTCCAAAAAATTTAG
- a CDS encoding aldo/keto reductase, translating to MQKRKLGRTGLEVSVVGFGGTWISELPMGEAVKVVQRAFELGINYFDTAKLDGDSEEKLGQALKDVREKCVLATKTVSRTKSESLDDFKSSLKRLHTDRLDLIQLHGIDDAKTLQKAMGPVGSLEMCRKARSEGLVDFIGITGHKPRVLMQAIKTNEFDTVLVPINLITRQALEALIPLAKDLNVGVIAMKPLMAKTSRLITCLYQPSLSLLSDEPELKNYLGADIPSRVHNALSYVLDQQVSVVITGFKSVEEVETAAQVGNSYQPLSAEQKARFEVNFEQPYCRDCGLCLPCPENLDIGAILRFKTIYHAYGLKNWAKKLYKGLPVNASQCSSCGKCEPKCPYNLPVVSMLKQCENDLGR from the coding sequence TTGCAAAAACGAAAACTAGGAAGAACTGGACTTGAAGTTTCTGTAGTTGGATTTGGGGGAACATGGATTTCAGAACTACCCATGGGCGAAGCAGTAAAAGTTGTGCAACGGGCTTTTGAGCTTGGAATAAACTATTTTGACACCGCAAAACTAGACGGCGACAGCGAAGAAAAACTTGGACAAGCACTCAAAGACGTTCGGGAAAAATGTGTTTTGGCTACTAAGACTGTTTCTCGGACAAAAAGTGAGTCCTTGGATGATTTCAAAAGTAGTTTAAAGCGGTTGCATACTGACCGCCTAGATTTGATTCAACTTCACGGCATAGATGACGCCAAAACCCTTCAAAAAGCAATGGGTCCCGTAGGCTCGTTGGAAATGTGCCGAAAAGCCCGTTCTGAGGGACTGGTGGATTTTATTGGGATTACTGGTCATAAGCCTCGGGTGCTGATGCAAGCTATCAAAACTAACGAATTTGACACAGTTTTGGTTCCAATTAACCTGATAACTCGACAAGCCCTTGAGGCACTGATTCCTTTGGCAAAAGATTTGAATGTTGGTGTAATCGCCATGAAGCCTTTGATGGCAAAAACTTCTAGGCTGATTACGTGTTTGTATCAGCCTTCCCTTTCGTTGTTGTCTGACGAGCCCGAACTAAAAAACTACCTTGGAGCAGACATCCCCTCACGGGTTCATAATGCCCTTAGTTACGTTTTAGACCAACAGGTTTCAGTAGTTATCACAGGATTCAAATCAGTAGAGGAAGTAGAAACCGCCGCCCAAGTCGGAAACAGCTATCAACCGTTGTCCGCTGAACAAAAAGCCCGTTTTGAAGTAAACTTTGAGCAACCTTACTGTCGGGACTGTGGTTTGTGCTTGCCTTGCCCAGAAAACTTGGACATTGGTGCAATTCTTCGGTTTAAAACCATTTACCACGCTTATGGTTTGAAGAATTGGGCAAAAAAGTTGTACAAGGGACTTCCAGTTAACGCATCCCAATGTAGTAGTTGTGGAAAGTGTGAACCTAAATGCCCATACAACTTGCCTGTTGTTTCAATGCTTAAGCAATGTGAGAACGATTTGGGGCGTTAG
- a CDS encoding B12-binding domain-containing radical SAM protein, producing the protein MQVTLVNPPYPEGSHRHPPFIPLGIGYLAAVLEKNGFDVNVIDLQALPRPLSEVETELRKRKPDLVGLTSTTLTYKSALKVIKVAKKALPNCITAIGGAHVTFWDENALNECPELDIVVRKEGENTLLEIVQCLEAGKNYDDVIGLTCRKGNEIVKTEDRPYIENLDELPYPAFHLFPIEQFNKYGNIIFPLMTSRGCTFWCDFCSAVRMFGQRYRMRSPKKVVDELEFLYKKYGEKQYTFYDDAFTVNQKRTEELCDEILRRGLKIRWDCETRIDMVSKPLLEKMHKAGCIAVWYGVEAGSQDVRDAMGKGISTSQTFNAFKWTQEAGMIAVASIILGFPGETKETAMESSALLRKLNPDEIGVYIATPYPGTPMFDYVKKMGWLRIHDFDRYDTATPIFESSNMTMQEIREIHDKIHQDFYIRPTYILRAFRKGGVYGYSTTRTALAWLRRLVSSKIGLGK; encoded by the coding sequence ATGCAGGTAACTCTTGTAAACCCACCTTATCCTGAAGGTTCCCACCGTCACCCGCCTTTCATTCCTTTGGGTATTGGATATTTGGCGGCAGTTTTAGAAAAAAACGGATTTGACGTTAACGTTATAGACCTTCAAGCCCTGCCCCGACCCCTAAGTGAAGTAGAAACTGAACTGCGCAAACGAAAACCCGACCTAGTTGGATTAACTTCTACCACTTTGACTTACAAGTCTGCCCTCAAGGTAATCAAAGTAGCCAAAAAAGCCCTGCCAAACTGTATAACTGCCATTGGTGGCGCCCACGTTACTTTCTGGGATGAAAACGCCCTCAACGAATGCCCCGAGTTAGATATCGTTGTGCGAAAAGAAGGCGAAAACACCCTGCTAGAAATCGTTCAATGCCTCGAAGCAGGCAAAAACTACGATGACGTTATCGGATTAACGTGCAGAAAAGGCAATGAAATCGTCAAAACCGAAGACCGCCCATACATCGAAAACTTGGATGAGCTTCCATATCCTGCGTTTCATCTGTTTCCGATTGAGCAATTCAACAAGTATGGAAACATCATTTTCCCCTTAATGACCAGCCGAGGTTGCACTTTTTGGTGTGATTTTTGTTCGGCAGTTAGAATGTTTGGGCAAAGATACCGTATGCGTAGTCCCAAAAAAGTTGTTGACGAGCTTGAGTTTTTGTACAAAAAATATGGCGAGAAACAGTATACCTTCTATGACGATGCTTTTACAGTTAACCAAAAACGAACTGAAGAACTATGTGATGAAATCCTTCGGCGAGGACTAAAAATCCGCTGGGACTGTGAAACTCGAATCGACATGGTTTCCAAACCATTACTGGAAAAAATGCACAAAGCTGGATGCATCGCAGTTTGGTATGGAGTTGAAGCGGGTTCTCAAGATGTTCGAGACGCTATGGGAAAAGGTATTTCCACAAGTCAAACTTTTAACGCTTTCAAGTGGACCCAAGAAGCCGGTATGATTGCGGTTGCAAGTATTATTCTTGGTTTTCCAGGAGAAACCAAAGAAACAGCAATGGAAAGTAGTGCCCTTTTGCGCAAACTAAATCCTGACGAGATTGGCGTTTACATCGCAACCCCGTATCCGGGAACGCCCATGTTTGATTACGTAAAAAAGATGGGCTGGCTGCGAATCCATGACTTTGACCGCTATGACACTGCTACACCAATTTTTGAATCCTCAAACATGACCATGCAAGAAATCAGGGAAATTCACGACAAAATCCATCAAGATTTCTACATCCGTCCAACTTACATATTGCGGGCTTTCCGAAAAGGCGGAGTATATGGGTACTCAACAACCCGAACTGCCTTGGCGTGGCTTCGAAGACTGGTTTCCTCAAAAATTGGTTTAGGTAAATAG
- the cobB gene encoding hydrogenobyrinic acid a,c-diamide synthase (glutamine-hydrolyzing) — MNVPRVVIAGLYGEGGKTTVATALMGALVKKGLNIQTFKSGPDHIDATYHNYATKKQSRHLDAWLTSQRTVLESFQRTAKNVDLAVIEGAGGIFQGIPREIDGVKDFEGTAHIARLLRAPIVLVLDIGSLWMHRAEVIHALMNTFKVLTKQIDLKGIVINNVTGWQQETWVKKAVGSATKVPILGMIPYNPNIVMPPRRGGLVPVHEQEELKKTVVQLIDHVTKHIQVNKILEIAKQAKELPDIEPKVYPITKKQQTIRIAVAFDEAFSCHNPDNLDLLEAYGAEVVFFSPVNDKKLPENIDGLYFPGGFPDRLAEKLSTNQTMLKKVKQAVYDEMPVYSEQGSSMYLTKSITDFEGSTVPMVGAIAGKSKVGWKMQALDSSRMEAITDNLLTPRGSVIQGNDFRFFKIYDLPKDTEFAYKMRIGKGVNGTNEGIRVNNLLAMVGLVYFAFDTKIAQNFVSYAEKYHRK; from the coding sequence ATGAACGTGCCCAGAGTTGTTATCGCAGGTCTTTACGGTGAAGGAGGCAAAACAACAGTTGCCACCGCGCTTATGGGAGCTCTGGTCAAAAAAGGCTTAAACATCCAAACCTTCAAATCTGGACCCGACCACATCGACGCAACTTACCATAATTATGCAACCAAAAAACAGTCACGGCACTTGGACGCTTGGCTTACGTCCCAAAGAACGGTTCTAGAAAGTTTTCAACGAACAGCAAAAAACGTTGATTTAGCAGTTATTGAAGGAGCAGGAGGCATCTTTCAAGGAATTCCCCGAGAAATCGATGGAGTCAAAGACTTTGAAGGCACCGCTCACATTGCCCGATTGTTACGGGCGCCTATTGTTTTGGTTTTGGACATTGGCAGTTTGTGGATGCACCGAGCCGAAGTAATCCACGCCCTAATGAACACCTTCAAAGTGTTAACCAAACAAATCGACCTCAAAGGCATCGTGATAAACAACGTCACAGGCTGGCAACAAGAAACATGGGTCAAAAAAGCCGTGGGTTCTGCCACTAAAGTTCCAATTCTAGGTATGATTCCATACAACCCAAACATTGTAATGCCTCCCAGACGAGGAGGTCTGGTTCCGGTTCATGAACAAGAAGAATTAAAAAAAACAGTTGTACAACTAATTGATCATGTAACAAAACACATTCAAGTAAACAAAATTTTAGAAATCGCAAAACAAGCCAAAGAACTCCCAGACATCGAGCCAAAAGTTTACCCAATCACCAAAAAACAACAAACAATTAGAATTGCAGTAGCCTTTGACGAGGCATTTAGTTGCCACAATCCCGACAACCTTGACCTTTTGGAAGCATACGGCGCGGAAGTTGTTTTTTTCAGCCCAGTTAACGACAAAAAGCTTCCAGAAAACATTGATGGTCTATATTTTCCGGGGGGTTTTCCTGACAGGCTTGCTGAAAAGTTGTCTACCAACCAAACTATGTTGAAAAAAGTCAAACAAGCAGTCTATGATGAAATGCCAGTATACAGTGAACAGGGGAGTTCAATGTATTTGACAAAATCAATAACTGATTTTGAGGGTTCCACCGTTCCCATGGTTGGGGCGATTGCAGGCAAATCTAAAGTCGGCTGGAAAATGCAAGCCTTAGATTCTTCTCGGATGGAGGCAATTACCGACAACTTGCTGACTCCGAGAGGTTCGGTTATTCAGGGGAACGATTTTCGCTTTTTCAAGATTTATGACCTTCCCAAGGATACAGAGTTTGCTTACAAGATGAGAATCGGAAAAGGAGTCAACGGCACCAACGAGGGAATAAGGGTAAACAACCTGTTGGCGATGGTTGGGCTTGTTTATTTTGCCTTTGACACTAAAATTGCCCAAAATTTTGTTAGCTACGCGGAAAAGTATCACCGCAAATGA
- a CDS encoding class I SAM-dependent methyltransferase: MKPEYEWLSEYDKPKYWSNFSPIYFQTLPFLFGFYFNLNDNKLRNFLKKQKGKTLDLGCGNGRFLDYADVGVDFSKEMLKRAKTTGKHVVLASILALPFRESVFDNAFMADTSVIIKPEDRKKAYKEAKRTTKKFYDFLAEDRTYMPFIMPILKGIRLPLQATSYVALFLSFIVDRFRKIVVIRGESDHPETITAPKMW, translated from the coding sequence ATGAAACCTGAATATGAGTGGCTTTCTGAATATGACAAACCAAAGTACTGGAGCAACTTTTCTCCGATTTATTTCCAGACTCTGCCTTTTCTGTTCGGGTTTTATTTCAACTTAAATGACAATAAGTTGCGAAACTTTCTCAAAAAACAAAAAGGCAAAACTTTGGATCTAGGATGTGGCAACGGCAGATTCTTGGATTATGCAGATGTGGGTGTTGATTTTAGTAAAGAAATGCTCAAACGAGCAAAAACTACGGGAAAACATGTGGTTCTGGCATCGATTTTGGCGTTGCCTTTCCGAGAAAGTGTGTTTGATAATGCGTTCATGGCAGACACTTCAGTTATCATCAAGCCTGAAGACCGCAAAAAAGCCTACAAAGAAGCCAAACGAACCACCAAAAAGTTTTATGATTTTTTGGCAGAAGACCGTACTTACATGCCCTTTATTATGCCGATTTTGAAAGGAATCCGTTTGCCGTTGCAGGCGACGTCATATGTGGCGCTGTTTTTGTCTTTTATTGTGGATAGGTTCCGAAAAATTGTGGTTATTCGGGGAGAATCTGACCATCCAGAAACAATTACTGCGCCGAAAATGTGGTAA
- a CDS encoding coproporphyrinogen III oxidase family protein, which yields MKKSSPETKNENSYDSRESWPPYTYRDCANIAPETYEAFMEFLSTENTTNKVMELQPWISFCDSRCTFCYYPNNPYSPSMMEPYLKALKKELMMYANTKYVQTSEFDEIVLGGGTPSLMTKDQMFDLIKFCEDNFTTVDGYFIKITGSSRSFSKEKLRAAADYGVYQVDMGAQTFDNKLRKMLNLPDSAEHVAEEIKLARKLGMCVCIDIMYNIPGQTLESWVDSVKKAIELDAEVDAYCLEVSPGTVLHKQLQEGKVPPQCGKELEKEMYVKAYELFKEAGYTPIGHDRYSRDEWHAKENCLNGWPWSGILTTGAGCFMGYLQRFSYSNIENAQEYINAVNEGKFPIARLSESTQKEMMQKVMTKLYLRLPIIKAEFQEKFGKLPEDVYPEQLNRLQKKGLIEINDQEIKLTELGDLWKANIAWEFTEK from the coding sequence ATGAAAAAGTCTAGCCCAGAAACAAAAAACGAAAACAGTTACGACTCCCGAGAGAGTTGGCCCCCTTACACTTACCGAGATTGCGCAAACATCGCGCCAGAAACCTACGAAGCATTCATGGAGTTTTTGTCCACAGAAAACACCACAAACAAGGTCATGGAACTTCAACCTTGGATTTCCTTTTGTGACTCCCGCTGCACGTTTTGTTATTATCCGAACAATCCTTACTCACCCAGCATGATGGAGCCCTACCTTAAGGCGCTAAAAAAAGAGTTGATGATGTACGCCAACACAAAATATGTGCAAACCAGCGAGTTTGACGAAATCGTTTTGGGTGGCGGAACTCCCAGCCTCATGACCAAGGATCAAATGTTTGATTTAATCAAATTCTGTGAAGACAACTTCACCACAGTTGACGGCTACTTTATCAAAATCACGGGGTCGTCCCGAAGTTTCTCCAAAGAAAAACTACGTGCCGCCGCAGACTATGGAGTCTACCAAGTTGACATGGGAGCACAAACCTTTGATAACAAACTTAGGAAAATGCTCAACCTGCCCGACAGCGCTGAACATGTGGCAGAAGAAATCAAACTAGCCCGAAAGTTGGGTATGTGTGTTTGTATTGATATAATGTATAACATTCCGGGTCAAACTTTGGAGAGTTGGGTTGATTCAGTAAAGAAAGCCATCGAACTAGACGCAGAAGTGGACGCCTATTGCCTTGAAGTAAGCCCGGGAACGGTTTTGCACAAACAACTTCAAGAAGGGAAAGTTCCGCCTCAATGTGGCAAAGAACTCGAAAAAGAAATGTACGTTAAAGCTTACGAACTATTCAAAGAAGCAGGCTACACCCCCATCGGGCACGACCGATACTCACGGGATGAATGGCACGCTAAAGAGAACTGTCTTAATGGGTGGCCATGGTCAGGAATTTTAACTACGGGTGCAGGTTGTTTTATGGGTTATCTGCAAAGATTTTCCTATTCAAACATCGAAAACGCGCAAGAATACATCAACGCAGTAAATGAAGGAAAATTCCCAATTGCAAGGCTTTCAGAGTCCACACAAAAAGAAATGATGCAAAAAGTAATGACCAAACTTTACCTGCGTTTACCAATAATCAAAGCAGAATTTCAAGAAAAGTTTGGAAAATTACCTGAAGACGTTTACCCCGAGCAACTAAATAGGCTACAAAAGAAGGGTCTAATCGAAATCAACGACCAAGAAATCAAACTAACCGAACTCGGAGATCTGTGGAAAGCCAACATAGCATGGGAATTCACAGAAAAATAA
- a CDS encoding radical SAM protein, which translates to MAQTAWNRPRLYMMTWRCTRACNYNCLHCSFASNPYAINEIDTEGGKKIVDDLYAMGAKWFGLSGGEPLVRKDIFEIIEHAKSLGMNVSLITNGYYVKGDILDKLIRNEVMTAVSLEGTEKTNDMTRGKGSYKIALQAMKNLSDGNIFDCIVSTLNKNNCSEVDHIAEIGYKYNATRVVYHNYIPVGRAQEHLELAPTPEQYEVTFNHIYDLMMEYQNKMSINVYCPFFARIAKQRGMPDFDYWFNNVFLGQCFIGGRYMGLLENGDIRPCGFNEGYRMGNIKNNTMTEIWHQMQDSEFTKKLQNRNNIKGKCGVCEYREICGGCRTRAEIYTGDLFESDPACAYIPKLLREQ; encoded by the coding sequence ATGGCGCAAACCGCATGGAACAGACCCCGTCTGTATATGATGACTTGGAGATGCACAAGGGCCTGTAACTATAACTGTTTACACTGCAGTTTTGCATCAAATCCCTACGCCATTAACGAAATCGACACTGAAGGCGGAAAAAAAATCGTTGACGACCTATATGCTATGGGTGCAAAATGGTTTGGACTAAGCGGTGGCGAACCCCTTGTTCGTAAAGATATTTTTGAAATTATTGAGCACGCCAAAAGCCTTGGAATGAACGTGAGCCTGATTACAAATGGCTACTACGTTAAAGGTGACATTCTGGACAAACTAATCCGAAACGAGGTCATGACTGCAGTAAGCCTTGAAGGTACAGAAAAAACAAACGACATGACCCGCGGAAAAGGAAGCTACAAAATTGCCCTTCAGGCAATGAAGAATCTGTCTGATGGCAATATTTTTGATTGTATCGTTTCAACTCTTAACAAGAACAACTGTTCAGAAGTTGACCACATTGCTGAAATTGGCTACAAATACAATGCTACTAGAGTGGTTTATCATAACTACATTCCAGTTGGTAGGGCACAAGAACATCTAGAATTAGCGCCTACTCCTGAACAATATGAAGTAACTTTTAACCACATCTACGATTTAATGATGGAATACCAAAACAAAATGAGCATCAACGTTTACTGTCCATTCTTTGCCAGAATTGCTAAACAGCGTGGAATGCCTGATTTTGATTACTGGTTCAACAATGTTTTCTTGGGCCAATGTTTCATTGGAGGCAGATACATGGGCCTACTAGAAAACGGCGACATTCGACCATGCGGATTCAACGAAGGCTACCGAATGGGCAACATCAAAAATAACACCATGACCGAAATCTGGCACCAAATGCAAGACTCAGAATTTACCAAGAAACTTCAAAACCGCAACAACATCAAAGGCAAATGTGGAGTCTGCGAATACCGAGAAATCTGTGGCGGCTGCCGAACCCGAGCAGAAATATACACCGGCGATCTATTCGAATCTGATCCAGCTTGCGCTTACATACCTAAACTGCTAAGAGAACAATAA
- a CDS encoding PQQ-binding-like beta-propeller repeat protein yields MKKTKCCYLTGLFLLISLLIVESIIVFPADTTLTNTTNYDLLQYEWPQIHGDSAYTRFSEGPAPETSQILWKTTIEGIQSYITAFNGKVLVTTTTSVIALNKDTGAIIWDTPFPQSQRWPAVFKIDEEHLVVGPYCIETETGEIIWTSNKFTAKVSYWTESVYSPEEQMFYVHGDSAVEAWDFSNITEPPTLTWETYISGSTSSGTGIQYGDGKVFPGTFETHQMALDARTGDVLWDTETDSAMSFSGSYYEGKLLKAGEQDNTFYCFDAETGQILWKYNPGSHLGYWISGSAVAYDIVYELNKDGNLYALDVNTGQLLWKYEGPLNLFWPGWPVVADGKVYATTGQRTSYDPYTFEYSESEFVCLDAYTGQVIWEMNIETHCPRDSIAVAYGNLYIIPGFIKEMTMDQYETYDEVWCISDNSESWSMWRNDSENTGASEVGPSELNLRWSFETNGGVGSTPVVEDGRVYFGSQDKNVYCIDADNGRFYWSFATDGRIKSSLAVSNGKVYVGPDDGNVYCLDAITGSVIWETFAGGFIEAAFKAVTGIRSSPIVVGDRVYVGSLDTNLYCLDKNNGDVIWTYETEGYITASPAVSDAAVYITSMEPNSGVLYKIDANDGSLIWTCEIPYVIAQDRGKDMHASPTVGDDMVFVAANKQNYYGISIETGEIEWTYVTTEGTEGIGGYLIASPAYHDGQVYVVDMFFITALDATNGEVIWKSWIGTELYTTPTFGGGNIYVTTDRRFVYVLNASDGVRQGFFDTTSNSWSSPSVCGGLVYFGCNDGKVYCVDGKTTIRGQIYAEFDKTTVQKGDTVIACGQLDPAIPYAPITVITSNPNGDPETKEIIAQNNGMFSFECTPDINGVWTATIRCTGSTYMMETVERTFTVSDLPPTETQRPSTPEEQEQPTQPEDSITTTNDDVPLYAAVIVVALVAIVGVYLFIKRRPQGSQIVITG; encoded by the coding sequence ATGAAAAAAACAAAATGTTGCTACTTGACAGGTCTGTTCCTTTTAATTTCCTTATTGATTGTAGAATCGATTATTGTATTCCCTGCAGACACAACCCTAACAAACACTACAAATTATGATTTACTACAATATGAATGGCCACAAATCCATGGAGATTCTGCATATACCAGATTCTCAGAAGGCCCAGCGCCTGAAACATCACAAATATTGTGGAAAACAACCATAGAAGGCATACAAAGCTACATAACTGCCTTTAACGGCAAAGTCTTGGTTACTACAACAACCAGCGTAATTGCCCTAAACAAAGATACAGGTGCAATAATCTGGGATACCCCCTTTCCACAAAGTCAACGGTGGCCTGCAGTTTTCAAGATTGATGAAGAACATCTTGTTGTGGGACCATACTGTATTGAAACAGAAACTGGAGAAATCATATGGACCAGCAACAAGTTTACTGCAAAAGTGTCCTACTGGACAGAAAGCGTATACAGCCCAGAAGAGCAGATGTTTTATGTTCACGGAGACTCCGCAGTTGAAGCGTGGGACTTTTCGAACATAACTGAACCCCCAACATTAACATGGGAAACTTACATTTCGGGAAGTACATCTTCTGGAACAGGAATACAATATGGAGATGGAAAAGTTTTCCCAGGAACCTTTGAAACTCATCAGATGGCCCTTGACGCCAGAACAGGAGATGTTTTGTGGGATACGGAAACAGACAGCGCAATGAGTTTTTCTGGCTCTTATTATGAAGGAAAATTGCTCAAGGCGGGAGAACAGGACAACACATTCTATTGTTTTGATGCTGAAACTGGACAAATTTTGTGGAAATACAATCCCGGAAGCCACCTTGGATACTGGATCAGCGGCAGTGCAGTAGCTTATGACATTGTGTATGAACTTAACAAGGATGGAAATCTTTACGCATTGGATGTTAACACAGGTCAGTTGTTGTGGAAGTATGAAGGCCCACTTAACCTGTTTTGGCCAGGATGGCCTGTAGTTGCAGACGGAAAAGTTTACGCGACAACTGGTCAACGAACATCCTATGACCCTTACACTTTCGAATATAGCGAATCCGAGTTTGTTTGCTTAGACGCATACACAGGACAGGTTATTTGGGAAATGAATATTGAAACTCATTGTCCACGGGATTCCATTGCTGTTGCTTACGGTAACTTGTACATTATTCCTGGTTTTATCAAAGAGATGACCATGGATCAATACGAAACATATGACGAAGTTTGGTGCATTTCAGATAACAGTGAATCGTGGTCCATGTGGCGTAACGATTCTGAGAATACAGGAGCAAGTGAAGTAGGCCCTTCAGAACTCAATTTACGATGGAGTTTTGAAACCAATGGAGGCGTAGGTTCTACTCCAGTAGTTGAAGATGGCCGGGTTTATTTTGGTTCTCAAGACAAAAACGTTTACTGTATAGACGCTGACAATGGCAGATTTTACTGGAGTTTTGCTACAGACGGCCGAATTAAATCATCCCTTGCCGTTTCTAACGGGAAAGTGTATGTTGGACCTGACGATGGTAATGTTTACTGTTTGGATGCAATAACAGGCAGTGTTATTTGGGAAACTTTTGCAGGGGGATTTATTGAAGCTGCCTTCAAAGCGGTTACTGGCATTCGTTCTTCTCCCATTGTGGTTGGGGATAGAGTATATGTTGGCTCGCTAGACACGAATTTGTATTGTCTGGATAAAAATAATGGTGACGTCATTTGGACATATGAAACTGAAGGTTACATCACTGCTTCTCCTGCTGTTTCCGATGCAGCAGTTTACATCACATCAATGGAGCCAAACAGCGGTGTACTATACAAGATAGACGCCAATGATGGTTCCTTGATTTGGACCTGTGAAATTCCTTATGTTATAGCTCAAGATCGAGGCAAAGACATGCATGCTTCGCCAACTGTTGGTGATGATATGGTGTTTGTTGCTGCAAACAAACAAAATTATTATGGAATAAGTATAGAAACAGGAGAAATAGAATGGACATATGTTACCACCGAAGGCACAGAAGGCATTGGAGGCTACTTGATTGCATCTCCTGCTTATCACGATGGTCAGGTTTATGTTGTGGACATGTTTTTCATCACTGCTCTTGACGCCACCAATGGTGAGGTAATTTGGAAGAGCTGGATTGGCACAGAACTGTACACCACTCCAACTTTTGGTGGTGGAAACATCTATGTTACCACGGACAGGCGATTTGTTTACGTTCTTAATGCATCAGATGGTGTTAGGCAAGGGTTTTTTGACACAACTTCTAACAGTTGGTCATCTCCGTCAGTTTGTGGCGGATTAGTATACTTTGGATGTAACGACGGAAAAGTTTACTGTGTAGACGGCAAAACGACCATAAGGGGTCAAATTTATGCTGAATTTGATAAAACCACGGTACAAAAAGGTGACACTGTCATTGCTTGTGGGCAACTAGACCCAGCAATTCCCTACGCGCCAATAACGGTTATAACATCCAACCCAAATGGCGATCCAGAAACTAAGGAAATTATTGCCCAAAACAATGGTATGTTCAGTTTTGAATGCACACCAGACATTAACGGTGTTTGGACAGCTACTATCAGGTGTACAGGGTCTACATACATGATGGAAACGGTGGAAAGAACCTTCACTGTGTCTGACCTACCACCAACAGAAACACAACGACCTTCAACACCCGAAGAACAAGAACAACCAACCCAGCCAGAGGATTCAATTACGACTACAAATGATGATGTCCCCTTGTATGCTGCAGTAATAGTAGTCGCATTGGTTGCCATAGTAGGTGTTTACTTGTTCATTAAGAGAAGGCCTCAAGGCTCCCAAATTGTAATCACAGGATGA